The Humulus lupulus chromosome 4, drHumLupu1.1, whole genome shotgun sequence genome has a window encoding:
- the LOC133833003 gene encoding uncharacterized protein LOC133833003: MKSVRILFDGFKKFCRSSGLEANLSKSQVYFGGVAVEIKDDILRSVALGEGQFPLKYLGISLRPTRWLIVDCGEILKKIHNRLHVWASRHLSFAGRTQLIYSVLHGMRNYWMNIVLLPISVVHEIDRLCRNFLWGERNNRSKFHCSSWPQVCLRKVMGGLGFKEGCIWNKILLAKYLWALSSKQDVLWVKWIDGVYLKGKSIWDYHLKPDVSWYRHKICYLREDFSSKAVLGHLLTRDNLARCHIVIDSAACPLVRCCYVTEAVDQLEALAEREAKISDAPHLFSLSSCISVPYLV, from the exons ATGAAATCTGTTCGGATTCTTTTTGATGGTTTTAAGAAATTCTGTCGTAGCTCTGGTTTGGAGGCTAATTTGAGTAAATCTCAAGTATATTTTGGGGGAGTGGCAGTTGAGATTAAAGATGATATTCTTAGGTCAGTTGCTCTTGGTGAGGGGCAATTTCCTCTGAAATATTTGGGGATTTCTCTAAGGCCTACACGATGGCTGATAGTTGATTGTGGTGAAATACTCAAGAAAATTCATAATAGACTCCATGTGTGGGCTAGTAGGCATCTTTCATTTGCGGGGAGAACCCAATTGATATACTCTGTGTTGCATGGTATGCGCAATTATTGGATGAACATCGTCTTGCTTCCTATTAGTGTGGTTCATGAAATAGATAGACTTTGTCGCAACTTTCTTTGGGGGGAGAGGAACAATCGAAGCAAATTTCATTGCTCCTCATGGCCCCAAGTTTGTCTGCGGAAAGTAATGGGAGGTCTGGGGTTCAAAGAAGGCTGTATTTGGAATAAAATCCTCTTGGCTAAATACCTTTGGGCTTTATCTTCAAAGCAAGATGTCCTTTGGGTGAAGTGGATAGATGGAGTCTATTTAAAAGGTAAATCTATCTGGGATTACCATCTGAAACCAGATGTCTCTTGGTATAGGCATAAGATTTGTTATTTGAGAGAGGATTTTTCTAGCAAG GCGGTTCTTGGGCACCTTCTAACGAGAGATAATCTGGCTCGTTGTCACATTGTGATTGATTCTGCGGCTTGTCCT CTGGTTAGGTGCTGTTATGTGACCGAAGCAGTGGATCAATTGGAAGCTCTGGCTGAACGGGAAGCCAAAATCAGTGATGCACCGCATTTATTTAGCTTGTCTAGCTGCATCAGTGTACCATATCTGGTGTAg